One window of the Phragmitibacter flavus genome contains the following:
- a CDS encoding type IV pilus twitching motility protein PilT, translating into MDLVDYLTLARERGASDLHITPNAPPTARIFGALQPLSDKPLSALETREIVYGVLKENQRARLEHDWELDFAIQIEGLGRFRANASFALGNVEANFRFIAGKIPSLSELGHSPTVQEWCQAKSGLILVTGTSGSGKSTTLASITQTIARCRLANIVLVEDPIEFVFEQGHSLVHQREIGSDTQSFAQALRSGLRQDADVIIVGEMRDEETIHTALTAADTGHLIIGTLHTTDAASAVSRILDAYPENRHRFVGAQLAASLRGVVCQYLLPRHDQPGLVLATELMAVNTAIGACIRERRLSQLQGLMQIGSADGMHTIDDSLMELLLDNRISLSDALAHCSEPNYFKEQFQNARQKNRKGWFSRVLGS; encoded by the coding sequence ATGGACCTCGTCGACTACCTCACCCTCGCTCGCGAACGCGGAGCTTCCGACCTCCACATCACCCCCAACGCCCCGCCCACCGCACGCATCTTCGGTGCCCTGCAACCCCTGAGCGACAAACCCCTCAGCGCACTCGAAACCCGCGAAATCGTCTACGGCGTCTTGAAGGAAAACCAGCGCGCCCGATTGGAGCATGACTGGGAACTCGACTTCGCCATCCAGATCGAAGGTCTCGGACGCTTCCGCGCCAACGCCAGCTTCGCCCTCGGCAACGTCGAAGCCAACTTCCGCTTCATCGCCGGGAAGATCCCATCGCTTTCCGAACTCGGCCACTCCCCCACCGTCCAGGAATGGTGCCAGGCCAAATCCGGACTCATCCTCGTCACCGGCACCAGCGGCTCCGGCAAAAGCACCACCCTAGCCAGCATCACCCAAACCATCGCCCGCTGCCGACTCGCCAATATCGTCCTTGTCGAAGACCCCATCGAATTCGTGTTCGAACAAGGACACAGCCTGGTTCACCAGCGCGAAATCGGCTCCGACACCCAAAGCTTCGCCCAGGCCCTGCGCAGTGGACTCCGTCAGGACGCCGACGTGATCATCGTCGGTGAAATGCGCGATGAAGAAACCATCCACACCGCCCTCACCGCCGCCGATACCGGGCACCTCATCATCGGCACCCTTCACACCACCGATGCCGCCAGCGCCGTCTCCCGCATTCTTGACGCCTACCCGGAAAACCGCCACCGTTTTGTCGGTGCCCAGCTCGCCGCCTCGCTCCGCGGTGTCGTCTGCCAATACCTCCTCCCCCGCCACGACCAGCCCGGCCTCGTGCTCGCCACCGAACTCATGGCCGTTAACACCGCCATCGGAGCCTGCATCCGCGAACGCCGCCTCTCCCAGCTCCAGGGCCTCATGCAGATCGGTTCCGCCGACGGCATGCACACCATTGACGACAGCCTCATGGAACTCCTCCTCGACAACCGCATCTCCCTCTCCGACGCCCTCGCCCACTGTTCCGAGCCCAACTACTTCAAGGAGCAATTCCAAAACGCCCGCCAGAAAAATCGCAAAGGCTGGTTCAGTCGTGTCCTCGGCAGTTGA
- a CDS encoding nucleotide exchange factor GrpE: MSQPETVEPIVEKEIEAVVSDEQSPIAGAEQAQEGEVMQEQEQARDPMAELEAEVAKWKDLALRNAAELDNYRKRSAREMQESRAYGNADLLRSLLPIMDNFEMGLEAARVENEKSMIFLGLNMVKRQLADFLKEQAVEDVSPEVGGVFDPNMHEAVSQEASEEVADGGVLRVLRRGFKLKERLLRPANVVVSSGPAKAE, encoded by the coding sequence ATGAGCCAGCCAGAGACCGTAGAACCGATTGTTGAAAAAGAGATTGAAGCCGTGGTGAGCGACGAGCAGTCACCGATTGCTGGAGCCGAACAGGCGCAAGAGGGCGAGGTGATGCAGGAGCAGGAGCAAGCGCGCGATCCGATGGCCGAACTGGAGGCGGAGGTGGCGAAGTGGAAGGATCTGGCGTTGCGCAATGCGGCGGAGCTGGACAACTATCGCAAGCGTTCGGCGCGGGAGATGCAGGAGTCGCGGGCTTATGGGAATGCGGACTTGTTGCGTTCGTTGTTGCCGATCATGGACAATTTTGAAATGGGCCTTGAGGCTGCACGTGTGGAAAATGAGAAGAGCATGATTTTCCTTGGGCTGAACATGGTGAAGCGTCAGCTGGCGGACTTTTTGAAGGAGCAGGCGGTGGAAGATGTGAGCCCTGAGGTGGGCGGGGTTTTTGATCCGAACATGCACGAAGCGGTGAGCCAGGAGGCGAGTGAGGAAGTGGCGGATGGTGGGGTTCTGCGGGTGTTGCGTCGCGGGTTCAAGTTGAAGGAGCGTTTGTTGCGTCCCGCCAATGTGGTGGTTTCGAGTGGGCCGGCGAAAGCGGAGTAA
- the dnaJ gene encoding molecular chaperone DnaJ — MATKRDYYEVLGVSKTATQEEIKKAYRKLAVQYHPDKNPGDATAEDKFKELSEAYDVLSDEQKRAAFDRYGHAAFAGGAGGGSPGGHDPFDIFREVFGGAGGAGGAGDIFETFFGGGGGRRSRRSDGPQRGGDLRYGLEISLEEAARGMERELEYERLVGCKKCSGSGSKSGSGTKQCRTCGGVGQVVSSRGFFQVQQTCPECMGTGQMISDPCGDCAGSGRMKERTKITIKIPAGIDEGSRVRFTGDGEAGVRGGPNGDLYVVVQIKAHDVFERDGHDLHCAVPLSYPIAALGGELSVPTLQGKANVKIPAGTQNGATFRLKNQGVKHLNADRKGDLYVHVKIAVPTKMTQEQKDKLSDFAKVLGENHSPMHESFLDKAKRFFV, encoded by the coding sequence ATGGCCACCAAGCGCGATTATTACGAAGTTCTCGGCGTCAGCAAAACGGCGACGCAGGAAGAGATCAAAAAGGCTTACCGCAAGCTGGCGGTGCAGTATCATCCAGACAAAAATCCTGGGGATGCGACGGCAGAGGACAAGTTTAAGGAGTTGAGCGAGGCGTATGATGTGCTGAGCGATGAGCAGAAGCGCGCGGCGTTTGACCGGTATGGTCATGCGGCCTTTGCTGGTGGAGCGGGTGGTGGTTCGCCGGGCGGACATGATCCGTTTGATATTTTCCGCGAAGTGTTTGGCGGTGCGGGAGGTGCTGGTGGGGCGGGCGATATTTTCGAGACGTTTTTTGGTGGTGGCGGTGGTCGGCGCAGCCGGCGTTCGGATGGTCCGCAGCGTGGTGGGGATTTGCGTTACGGATTGGAGATTTCGCTGGAAGAGGCGGCGAGGGGGATGGAACGCGAGTTGGAATACGAACGGCTGGTGGGTTGCAAAAAGTGCAGCGGCAGTGGTTCGAAAAGTGGCAGTGGCACAAAGCAGTGCCGGACTTGCGGCGGCGTGGGTCAGGTGGTGAGTTCGCGTGGATTTTTTCAGGTTCAGCAAACGTGTCCGGAGTGCATGGGCACGGGGCAGATGATTTCGGATCCGTGTGGCGATTGCGCAGGCAGTGGTCGGATGAAGGAGCGGACGAAGATCACCATCAAAATTCCTGCGGGGATTGATGAGGGATCACGCGTGCGGTTCACCGGGGATGGCGAAGCAGGCGTGAGAGGCGGTCCGAATGGTGACCTTTATGTCGTGGTGCAGATCAAGGCGCATGATGTGTTTGAGCGTGACGGGCATGATCTGCATTGTGCGGTGCCGTTGTCCTATCCGATTGCGGCGTTGGGCGGTGAGTTGTCGGTGCCGACGTTGCAGGGCAAGGCGAATGTGAAGATTCCGGCGGGGACTCAAAACGGGGCGACGTTCCGATTGAAGAACCAGGGGGTGAAGCACCTCAATGCGGATCGCAAAGGCGATCTGTATGTGCATGTCAAGATCGCCGTTCCAACGAAAATGACGCAGGAACAGAAAGACAAGCTGTCGGATTTTGCGAAGGTGCTGGGCGAAAATCATTCGCCGA
- the acs gene encoding acetate--CoA ligase has product MSSDFKSILTENRLFEPSAEFKSKARISSMEDYQRLHAESLNDPDTFWTREASELTWQQPWTKVLDWQPPFAKWFVDAKLNVSENCVDRHVAAGKGDKPAILWEGEPGDTRTISYAELQTEVATFAAVLLNHGIKAGDRVIIYMPMVPEAAIAMLATARIGAVHSVIFGGFSSESIKDRLLDSGATAVITADGGYRRGKVVPLKDNVDTALKNAPHVTTVIVLKRTGQNIAMQEGRDAWWHDETAKVTEGAPANGFDSEHPLFILYTSGSTGKPKGILHTSGGYLTGTYVSSKYIFDLREDDVYWCTADVGWITGHSYIVFGPLSNGATILMYEGAPDTPHQGRFWEIVEKYKVSILYTAPTAIRAFIKWGDDHVDKFDLSSLRLLGSVGEPINPEAWMWYHHKIGGGRCPIVDTWWQTETGSILITPLPGVTPTKPGTATLPFFGVDAAILDEDGKEVGPNEGGKLVIRKPWPSMLRTLYGDNDRYKEVYWSTYENIYLAGDSARRDDDGYFWIMGRIDDVLNVSGHRLGTAEVESALVSHESVAEAAVVGRPDELKGQAVVAFVTVKGGVDPTPELAAALKKHVANVIGAIARPDDIRFAAGLPKTRSGKIMRRLLKEICAGGVIKGDTTTLEDLNVIASLQASGKDED; this is encoded by the coding sequence ATGAGCTCCGACTTCAAATCCATCCTGACTGAGAACCGCCTGTTCGAACCCTCCGCCGAATTCAAAAGCAAGGCCCGCATCAGCAGCATGGAAGACTACCAGCGTCTGCACGCCGAATCCCTCAACGACCCCGACACCTTCTGGACCCGCGAAGCCTCCGAGCTCACCTGGCAGCAACCCTGGACCAAAGTCCTCGACTGGCAGCCTCCCTTCGCCAAATGGTTCGTCGACGCCAAACTCAACGTCAGCGAAAACTGTGTCGACCGCCACGTCGCCGCCGGCAAAGGCGACAAACCCGCCATCCTCTGGGAAGGCGAACCCGGCGACACCCGCACCATCTCCTACGCCGAATTGCAAACCGAAGTCGCCACCTTCGCCGCCGTCCTCCTCAACCATGGCATCAAAGCCGGCGACCGCGTCATCATCTACATGCCCATGGTGCCCGAGGCCGCCATCGCCATGCTCGCCACCGCCCGAATCGGCGCCGTCCACAGCGTCATCTTCGGCGGCTTCAGCTCCGAATCCATCAAGGACCGTCTCCTCGACTCCGGTGCCACCGCCGTCATCACTGCCGATGGCGGCTACCGACGAGGCAAAGTCGTCCCCCTCAAGGACAACGTCGACACCGCCCTCAAAAACGCCCCTCACGTCACCACCGTCATCGTCCTCAAACGCACCGGACAGAACATCGCCATGCAGGAAGGTCGCGACGCCTGGTGGCACGACGAAACCGCCAAAGTCACCGAAGGCGCCCCTGCCAACGGCTTTGACTCCGAGCATCCCCTTTTCATCCTCTACACCTCCGGCTCCACCGGCAAACCCAAAGGCATCCTCCACACCTCCGGCGGTTACCTCACCGGCACCTACGTCTCCAGCAAATACATCTTCGACCTGCGCGAAGACGACGTCTACTGGTGCACCGCCGACGTCGGCTGGATCACCGGCCACTCCTACATCGTCTTTGGTCCTCTCTCCAACGGTGCCACCATCCTCATGTATGAAGGAGCCCCCGACACCCCGCATCAGGGCCGCTTTTGGGAAATCGTCGAAAAATACAAGGTCAGCATCCTCTACACCGCCCCCACCGCCATCCGCGCGTTCATCAAATGGGGCGATGACCACGTCGACAAATTCGACCTCTCCAGCCTCCGCCTCCTCGGCTCCGTCGGCGAACCCATCAACCCCGAAGCATGGATGTGGTATCACCACAAAATCGGCGGTGGCCGCTGTCCGATCGTCGACACTTGGTGGCAGACCGAAACCGGCTCCATATTGATCACCCCGCTCCCCGGCGTCACCCCCACCAAACCCGGCACCGCCACCCTCCCCTTCTTCGGCGTCGACGCCGCCATCCTCGATGAAGACGGCAAAGAAGTCGGACCCAACGAAGGCGGGAAACTCGTCATCCGCAAACCCTGGCCCTCCATGCTGCGCACCCTTTACGGCGACAATGATCGCTACAAGGAAGTCTACTGGAGCACCTACGAAAACATCTACCTCGCCGGCGACAGCGCCCGCCGCGACGACGACGGTTATTTCTGGATCATGGGCCGCATTGATGACGTGCTCAACGTCTCCGGTCACCGCCTCGGCACCGCCGAAGTCGAATCTGCCCTCGTCTCCCACGAATCCGTCGCCGAAGCCGCCGTTGTTGGCCGTCCCGACGAACTCAAAGGCCAGGCCGTTGTCGCCTTCGTCACCGTCAAAGGCGGAGTCGACCCCACCCCCGAACTCGCCGCCGCATTGAAAAAACACGTCGCCAATGTCATCGGTGCCATCGCCCGACCCGACGACATCCGCTTCGCCGCGGGTCTCCCCAAAACCCGTTCCGGCAAAATCATGCGCCGACTCCTCAAAGAAATCTGTGCTGGTGGCGTGATCAAAGGCGACACCACCACCCTCGAAGACCTCAACGTCATCGCCTCCCTCCAGGCCTCCGGCAAAGACGAAGACTAA
- a CDS encoding type IV pilus twitching motility protein PilT yields MSSPSIDSLLEAAEQHQASDVFLQEGEIPRMKINEQIMVFDTEPMSLGQLTALWQSCGADPRTDMDRDSGLLSHQHVRFRVNLHRTMGRLAAVLRRIKTEVPTLDTLGVPEALLAKWAERGFGLILVTGPTGSGKSTTLAALLQWMNQNLARHIVTIEDPVEYIFLNQQSHFTQREVGRDTSTFAHGLRSAMRQAPDVILVGEIRDFETALTALQAAETGHLVLATLHSERVSDTIDRYYNLFTKDQLGYGANLLADHLIGILCQKLVRSTSGGLHLLVEHLQNGGATRDWIRRREGGNLQEHLSRGTDPNNSSFLRSALTAWKSGIITEEVAIESTGNESEFRRAMRGIA; encoded by the coding sequence ATGTCTTCCCCTTCCATCGACTCCCTTCTCGAAGCCGCCGAACAACACCAAGCCAGCGATGTGTTCCTTCAGGAAGGCGAGATCCCACGCATGAAGATCAACGAGCAGATCATGGTCTTCGACACCGAACCCATGTCCCTCGGACAGCTCACCGCCCTCTGGCAATCCTGCGGAGCCGATCCCCGCACCGACATGGACCGCGACTCCGGCCTCCTCTCCCATCAGCACGTCCGCTTCCGGGTCAACCTTCACCGCACCATGGGCCGACTCGCCGCCGTCCTACGTCGCATCAAAACCGAAGTCCCCACGCTCGACACCCTCGGCGTCCCCGAAGCCTTGCTCGCCAAATGGGCCGAACGCGGCTTCGGCCTCATCCTCGTCACCGGCCCCACCGGCTCTGGCAAAAGCACCACCCTCGCCGCCCTGCTTCAATGGATGAACCAAAACCTCGCCCGCCACATCGTCACCATCGAAGACCCCGTCGAATACATCTTCCTCAATCAGCAATCCCACTTCACCCAACGAGAAGTCGGACGCGACACCTCCACCTTCGCCCATGGCCTGCGCTCCGCCATGCGCCAGGCCCCCGATGTCATTCTCGTCGGCGAAATCCGCGATTTCGAAACCGCCCTCACCGCTCTGCAAGCCGCCGAAACCGGCCACCTCGTGCTCGCCACCCTCCACTCCGAACGCGTCTCCGACACCATCGACCGCTACTACAACCTCTTCACCAAAGACCAGCTCGGCTACGGCGCCAACCTCCTCGCCGACCACCTCATCGGCATCCTCTGCCAAAAACTTGTCCGCAGCACCTCCGGCGGCCTTCATCTCCTTGTTGAACACCTGCAAAACGGCGGTGCCACGCGCGACTGGATCCGCCGACGTGAAGGCGGCAACCTGCAGGAACACCTCAGCCGCGGCACCGATCCCAACAACTCCTCCTTCCTCCGCTCCGCCCTCACAGCCTGGAAGTCCGGCATCATCACCGAAGAAGTCGCCATCGAATCCACCGGCAACGAATCCGAGTTCCGCCGCGCCATGCGGGGAATCGCTTAG